A window of the Synchiropus splendidus isolate RoL2022-P1 chromosome 6, RoL_Sspl_1.0, whole genome shotgun sequence genome harbors these coding sequences:
- the ipo9 gene encoding importin-9, whose amino-acid sequence MSATGVARVQQGLKEALIETLTAILSPVQEVRAAAEEQIKVLEVTEEFGVHLAELTVDPQGALAIRQLASVILKQYVETHWCSQSEKFRPPETTDQAKAAIRVLLPGGLRESISKVRSSVAYAVSAIAHWDWPEAWPQLFTLLMEMLVSGNVNAVHGAMRVLTEFTREVTDTQMPLVAPVILPEMYKIFTMAEVYSIRTRSRAVEIFTTCANLICAIEELEKGAAKALIFPVVQQFTEAFVQALQMPDGPSSDSGLKMEVLKAVTALVKNFPKPMVSSMQQILPIVWNTLTESAAFYVRTEVNYTEEVDDPVDSDGEVLGFENLVFSIFEFVHTLLENNKFKSTVKKALPELIYYIILYMQITEDQIKVWTANPQQFVEDEDDDTFSYSVRISAQDLLLAVAAEFQNESAAALAAAATRHLQEAEQAKNSGNEHWWKIHEACMLALGSVKTIITENVKNGRIQFDMHGFLAGVILADLNLAAASPFLLGRALWAASRFTAAMSPELIQQFLQATVSGLHESQPPSVRISAVRAIWGYCDQLKLSESTHVLQPFLPSILDGLVQLAAQFSSEVLTLVMETLCIVCTVDTAFTTSAENKICPLTIAIFLKYNNDPVVASLAQDIFKELAQIEGCQGPMQMRLIPTLVSIMQAPSDKIPSGLCATSIDILTTVVRNTKSPLSELLVCQAFPVVAQCTLRTDDNTIMQNGGECLRAYVSIALEQIAQWRDEQGNSGLWYVMQVVNQLLDPRTSEFTAAFVGRLVSTLISRAGTELGEQLDQILRAILSKMQQAETLSVMQSLIMVFAHLVHSQLEPLLEFLCSLPGPTGKPALEFVMTEWMSRQHLFYGQYEGKVSTVALCKLLQHSLNTDDKRLQDIVVKGEEIFNPDEGIRTRSKSAKNPERWTNIPLLVKIFKLIINELSTVVEANASRTNAADWSQDSSGMWEEQDEEGEEDDDEEDEGLAGQLLSDLIASNKYDDDYYEDDDEDDPDALKDPINQIDLQAYLTDFLTQFAQQPCYSMFSGHLNQVERQTLQSIGL is encoded by the exons ATGAGCGCGACTGGCGTTGCTCGGGTCCAGCAGGGCCTGAAAGAGGCTCTTATCGAGACCCTGACAGCCATACTGTCCCCGGTTCAAGAAGTGCGCGCCGCCGCGGAGGAGCAGATTAAAGTTTTGGAAGTGACAGAGG AGTTTGGTGTCCACCTGGCTGAACTCACTGTGGACCCGCAGGGGGCGCTTGCTATCCGCCAG TTGGCCTCAGTCATCCTGAAGCAGTATGTTGAAACTCATTGGTGTTCTCAATCGGAGAAGTTTCGGCCTCCAGAAACGACAGACCAG GCAAAGGCCGCTATCAGGGTGCTGCTGCCAGGCGGCCTGCGGGAGTCCATCAGCAAAGTTCGCTCCAGCGTAGCGTACGCCGTGTCAGCCATCGCCCACTGGGACTGGCCCGAGGCCTGGCCGCAGCTCTTCACCCTGCTGATGGAGATGCTGGTCAGCGGGAACGTCAATGCTGTGCACGGCGCGATGAGGGTGCTCACAG AGTTCACACGGGAGGTGACGGACACACAGATGCCCCTTGTTGCCCCTGTCATCCTACCTGAGATGTATAAGATCTTCACAATGGCCGAG GTTTACAGTATTCGCACTCGGTCCCGAGCAGTGGAGATCTTCACCACGTGTGCCAACCTCATCTGTGCTATCGAAGAGCTGGAAAAG GGTGCTGCCAAAGCGCTGATTTTCCCTGTGGTGCAGCAGTTCACAGAAGCATTTGTTCAGGCCCTGCAGATGCCCGACGGCCCATCATCTGACAGCGGCCTGAAGATGGAGGTGCTCAAG GCTGTAACAGCGCTCGTGAAGAACTTCCCCAAACCCATGGTGTCATCTATGCAGCAGATTTTACCGATAGTTTGGAACACACTAACAGAAAGTGCTGCTTT TTATGTGAGAACTGAAGTGAACTACACTGAGGAAGTGGACGACCCAGTGGACTCCGATG GTGAAGTTTTAGGTTTTGAGAATCTGGTCTTCAGCATCTTTGAGTTTGTCCACACGCTGCTAGAGAACAACAAGTTCAAGAGCACTGTGAAGAAGGCGCTGCCTGAACTTATCTACTACATCATCCTCTACATGCAGATCACAGAGGACCAG ATCAAAGTGTGGACAGCGAATCCCCAGCAGTTTgtagaggatgaagatgacgacACTTTCTCCTATTCTGTCAGGATCTCCGCAcaggacctgctgctg GCCGTAGCAGCAGAGTTTCAGAACGAGAGCGCTGCTGCTCTGGCTGCAGCCGCGACTCGACACCTCCAGGAGGCGGAGCAGGCCAAAAACAGCGGCAACGAGCACTG GTGGAAGATCCACGAAGCCTGCATGTTGGCCCTGGGCTCGgtgaaaaccatcatcacagagAATGTGAAGAACGGTCGGATACAGTTTGACATGCACGGTTTTCTGGCTGGAGTCATCCTCGCTGATCTGAACTTGGCAG CTGCGTCTCCGTTCCTCCTGGGCCGGGCTCTGTGGGCCGCCAGCCGTTTCACAGCAGCGATGTCCCCTGAGCTCATCCAGCAGTTCCTCCAGGCCACAGTCAGCGGACTCCACGAAAGTCAGCCGCCCTCGGTCCGGATTTCTGCCGTCAGAGCCATCTGGGG CTACTGTGACCAGCTGAAGTTGTCAGAGAGCACACACGTCCTGCAACCCTTCCTGCCCAGCATCCTGGATGGACTGGTTCAGTTGGCAGCTCAGTTCAGCTCAGAGGTTCTGACCCTCGTCATGGAAACACTGTGCATCGTCTGCACCGTCGACACAGCCTTCACCACCAGTGCCGAGAACAAGATCTGCCCTCTCACCATCGCCATCTTTCTGAAGTACAACAATG ACCCGGTCGTGGCATCATTGGCCCAGGACATATTTAAGGAGCTGGCGCAGATTGAGGGCTGCCAGGGTCCCATGCAGATGCGCCTCATTCCGACATTGGTCAGCATCATGCAGGCCCCCAGCGACAAGATTCCATCTGGGCTTTGTGCT ACATCCATCGACATCCTGACCACAGTTGTGCGAAATACCAAATCCCCTTTGTCGGAGCTGCTGGTGTGTCAGGCCTTCCCTGTGGTGGCACAATGCACGTTACGTACTGACGACAACACCATCATGCAG aaCGGCGGTGAATGTCTGCGTGCATACGTGTCCATCGCTCTGGAGCAGATCGCTCAGTGGCGCGACGAGCAGGGCAACAGTGGTCTTTGGTACGTCATGCAGGTGGTCAACCAGCTGCTGGACCCGAGAACCTCTGAGTTTACAGCTGCCTTCGTGGGCAGACTGGTGTCCACGCTGATCTCTCGGGCAGGAACCGAACTGGGCGAACAGCTGGATCAGATCCTGCGTGCCATTCTGAGCAAGATGCAGCAGGCGGAGACTCTCAGTGTGATGCAG TCTCTCATCATGGTGTTTGCCCACCTGGTCCACTCTCAGCTGGAGCCTCTGCTGGAGTTCCTGTGCAGTTTGCCGGGTCCCACCGGGAAACCTGCACTGGAGTTCGTCATGACCGAGTGGATGAGTCGGCAGCACCTTTTCTACGGCCAGTACGAGGGAAAAGTCAG CACGGTGGCGCTGTGcaagctgctgcagcacagTCTCAACACCGACGACAAACGACTCCAAGACATTGTGGTGAAGGGGGAAGAGATCTTCAACCCTGATGAGGGAATCCGAACTCGCTCCAAATCTGCCAAGA ACCCGGAGAGATGGACCAACATTCCACTGCTAGTAAAAATATTCAAACTGATCATCAACGAGCTGTCGACGGTCGTGGAGGCAAACGCCAGCAGGACGAACGCAGCAGACTGGAGCCAAG ACTCCAGTGGAATGTGGGAAGAGCAGGACgaagaaggtgaggaggatgatgatgaggaagacgaAGGACTGGCCGGACAGCTTCTGTCTGATCTTATCGCCTCCAACAAATAtg acgacgattattatgaggatgatgatgaagacgatcCTGATGCATTAAAGGACCCCATAAATCAGATTGATTTGCAG GCGTACCTCACCGACTTCCTGACCCAGTTTGCCCAGCAGCCTTGCTACAGCATGTTTTCAGGTCATCTCAATCAAGTAGAGAGACAAACCTTACAGTCCATTGGCCTCTAG
- the shisa4 gene encoding protein shisa-4 has product MFPSGNMSVIAAMLMLLAVVLCSSPVTGNEDCLWYVDKNGTWHNGFDCPLITFCCGNCQQRYCCLDAFKMITEREQKRCMLFQFSPTTLAGIASSVLLFVAIIATMVCCFMCSCCYLYQRMQRRGRTPYDAQHIPMSNYPVEPMYDAYGKPLGPTEYPHAGYPMAPQYPGMPPQYPMMQPGPYAGQPMEPAYSQAPPPYSPPQYPGH; this is encoded by the exons ATGTTTCCATCGGGGAACATGTCTGTTATCGCGGCGATGCTGATGCTGCTGGCCGTCGTCCTGTGCTCATCCCCGG TCACCGGTAATGAGGACTGTTTGTGGTACGTGGACAAAAACGGAACCTGGCACAACGGCTTCGACTGCCCGCTCATTACGTTCTGCTGTGGCAACTGCCAGCAGCGCTACTGCTGCCTGGACGCCTTTAAGATGATCACCGAGCGGGAGCAGAAGCGCTGCATGCTCTTCCAGTTCAG CCCTACGACCCTCGCTGGCATCGCCTCGTCCGTCCTCCTCTTCGTGGCGATCATCGCCACAATGGTGTGCTGCTTCATGTGTTCCTGCTGTTACCTCTACCAGAGGATGCAGCGACGGGGACGGACCCCTTATGATG CGCAACACATCCCCATGTCCAACTACCCGGTGGAGCCAATGTATGATGCTTATGGGAAACCACTGGGACCAACAGAGTACCCGCATGCTGGTTATCCAATGGCTCCCCAGTACCCAGGGATGCCCCCACAGTACCCCATGATGCAGCCAGGACCTTATGCTGGACAACCCATGGAGCCTGCATACAGCCAGG ctcctcctccgtaCTCACCGCCCCAGTATCCGGGTCATTGA